In Corylus avellana chromosome ca2, CavTom2PMs-1.0, the following proteins share a genomic window:
- the LOC132170194 gene encoding F-box protein CPR1-like — protein MKNNIYQKKKEFAHQKMKMKTLPQELIAQILSLLPVNPLVRFQCVSKLWFALINDSYFIKLHLNRSKERFLILETDYPDDYSMVKFSNEDQFGTAVKIKRPHYNLQSTEIVGSCNGLVCIKSFDNESVERIVIWNPLIRKYKKLPPKPLEKFIARRHSAFGYDQVNNDYKLLRLVKFWPKAWLDRQRDERRIYSLEVYSLREHSWRMVEEEWPIEEPYTISNEACFSNGAFHWVVTSDETNLKKYHVTFDLSTEKFRVQAFPINSSTKEDLELVDLGGWLFAFFPQLCEVWVMKEYGLSSSWTLFYTVEPAFSKYPPFVFSHDGEEILTGEILGPNSRAESFCLYWYDIKRKTQKIVSIENVPDLYAPVVCVGSLILLNDAKPHSPQ, from the coding sequence ATGAAGAATAATATATACcaaaagaagaaggaattcgCTCACcaaaagatgaagatgaagactcTCCCGCAAGAGCTCATCGCTCAGATACTTTCCTTACTACCCGTCAACCCTCTGGTTCGTTTTCAATGTGTTTCAAAGCTGTGGTTCGCCCTAATCAACGattcatatttcattaagttgCATCTCAATCGCTCCAAAGAACGCTTTCTCATTTTAGAAACCGATTATCCAGATGATTACTCCATGGTAAAGTTTTCCAACGAGGATCAGTTCGGCACGGCCGTGAAGATCAAACGACCACATTACAACTTACAAAGCACGGAAATTGTAGGCTCTTGCAACGGCCTGGTTTGCATAAAGAGCTTCGATAATGAATCAGTTGAAAGGATTGTGATATGGAACCCATTAATcagaaaatataagaaattacCTCCTAAGCCTCTAGAAAAGTTTATTGCTAGAAGGCACTCAGCATTTGGATACGACCAGGTCAACAACGACTACAAGCTTTTAAGGCTTGTGAAGTTCTGGCCAAAGGCTTGGCTTGACCGTCAAAGGGatgaaagaagaatatatagTCTCGAGGTATATAGTCTCAGAGAACACTCTTGGAGAATGGTTGAAGAAGAATGGCCTATTGAGGAACCGTATACAATATCGAACGAGGCGTGTTTCTCGAACGGTGCTTTTCATTGGGTGGTTACTTCTGATGAGACGAACTTAAAAAAGTACCATGTCACATTTGATCTCAGCACTGAAAAATTCAGAGTGCAAGCATTTCCTATTAATTCTTCTACCAAAGAGGATCTCGAATTGGTGGACTTGGGAGGATGgctctttgcattttttccgCAACTCTGTGAAGTTTGGGTAATGAAGGAGTATGGGTTGTCCAGTAGTTGGACACTATTTTATACGGTGGAGCCGGCCTTTTCTAAATACCCTCCTTTTGTGTTCTCACATGACGGTGAAGAGATTTTGACGGGAGAAATTTTAGGGCCAAACTCTAGAGCTGAATCATTTTGTCTCTACTGGTATGACATAAAAAGGAAGACACAAAAAATTGTTTCGATTGAGAATGTGCCCGATTTGTATGCGCCAGTTGTTTGTGTGGGAAGCCTCATTCTCCTCAATGATGCTAAGCCTCATTCTCCTCAATGA
- the LOC132170195 gene encoding premnaspirodiene oxygenase-like, translating to MRGQLEEILHIGMMLKVLCQRSLLIVELISKGLTLNISLLGQGGGCAQDKRSKLEKLPPGPWKLPLIGNLHNLVGSLPHRALRELAKKHGPLMHLQLGEVSAVVVSSPMMAKEFMKTHDLAFAQRPLFLSPRIFTYGGSDVAFSPYCDYWRQMRKVCVLELLSAKRVQSFSSLREEEVDNLIDSIHSSSGSLINFSEHIFTLTSSIISRAAFGSKCKDQDAFLLLVKEMISLGGGFELADYFPSQTFVHVISGMKAKLEKIHSKIDKILENIIDEHRENQTSASAEQEDLVDVLLGLQQSGTALEFPITTNNIKAVILVSISA from the exons ATGCGTGGGCAATTGGAAGAGATCCTGCATATTGGCATGATGCTGAAAGTTTTATGCCAGAGAAGTTTGCTGATAGTTGAATTGATATCAAAGGGACTCACTTTGAATATATCCCTTTTGGGGCAGGGAGGAGGATGTGCCCAGGA TAAAAGATCCAAACTTGAGAAATTGCCCCCGGGGCCATGGAAGTTACCCCTTATAGGAAATTTGCACAACTTGGTAGGTTCACTACCACACCGTGCTCTCAGAGAACTAGCCAAGAAACATGGACCTCTCATGCACCTACAATTGGGTGAAGTTTCTGCAGTTGTGGTGTCATCCCCCATGATGGCCAAAGAGTTCATGAAGACACATGACCTTGCCTTTGCGCAAAGGCCACTATTTCTTTCCCCTAGAATTTTCACCTATGGTGGCTCAGATGTTGCCTTTTCTCCATATTGTGATTACTGGAGGCAAATGCGAAAAGTCTGCGTCTTGGAACTCCTAAGTGCTAAGAGGGTTCAGTCCTTCTCTTCTCTTAGAGAAGAAGAGGTTGATAATCTCATTGACTCCATCCACTCATCTTCAGGATCTCTAATCAATTTTAGTGAACATATTTTCACTTTGACAAGTAGCATTATATCTAGAGCAGCATTCGGTAGCAAATGCAAAGACCAAGATGCATTTCTATTGTTGGTCAAGGAAATGATATCCTTGGGAGGAGGCTTTGAGTTGGCTGATTACTTCCCTTCACAAACATTTGTTCATGTGATTAGTGGGATGAAAGCTAAACTAGAGAAGATTCATAGCAAGATTGACAAGATCCTGGAGAACATCATCGATGAGCACAGGGAGAACCAGACGAGTGCATCAGCAGAGCAGGAAGATCTTGTTGACGTCCTTTTAGGCCTTCAGCAAAGTGGTACAGCACTTGAGTTCCCAATCACAACCAACAACATCAAGGCTGTCATTTTGGTTAGTATTTCTGCTTGA